A region of Pseudomonas putida DNA encodes the following proteins:
- a CDS encoding CsbD family protein, whose product MSGTKDKAKGLANEAIGNVKQGVGKVTDNEKLKAEGKAQELKGEAQQIKGNVKDAVKKP is encoded by the coding sequence ATGAGCGGTACTAAAGACAAAGCCAAAGGCTTGGCCAACGAAGCAATCGGTAACGTGAAACAAGGCGTCGGCAAAGTGACCGACAATGAAAAGCTCAAGGCCGAAGGTAAGGCCCAAGAACTCAAGGGCGAAGCTCAGCAGATCAAGGGCAATGTGAAGGACGCTGTGAAGAAGCCTTGA
- a CDS encoding YihY/virulence factor BrkB family protein encodes MIFPALQGLPLHRVLVRTVQEFLDDEMSTYASALAYQMLFSLFPFLLFLIALIGFLHLPDFFSWLRLQSELVLPPQALEQVNPVIDQLQQSKGGLLSVGIVIALWTASAGVRLMMSAMNAAYDVPEGRPVWKRIPLSIFYTVGIAVMLLAAAALMVLGPQVMEWIAAQVGMQEFIVTVWTILRWPAIIILMMVAVALIYYVMPDVKQKFRFITPGSVLAVVVWIVASLGFAYYVKTFADYNAMYGSIGAIIVLLLYFYISAAVLLLGAEMNAVIEHMSAEGKNPGEKDFEGDKPKETITVLGHEHPVEPHTTEPNPR; translated from the coding sequence ATGATTTTTCCCGCCCTGCAGGGCCTGCCCTTGCACCGCGTGCTGGTGCGCACCGTCCAGGAATTCCTCGACGACGAGATGTCCACCTATGCGTCAGCGCTGGCCTACCAGATGCTGTTTTCGCTGTTCCCCTTCCTGTTGTTCCTGATTGCCCTGATCGGTTTTCTGCATCTGCCGGATTTCTTTTCCTGGTTGCGCCTGCAGTCGGAACTGGTGCTGCCGCCCCAGGCTCTGGAGCAGGTGAACCCGGTGATCGACCAGTTGCAACAGTCCAAGGGTGGGCTGTTGTCGGTGGGTATCGTGATTGCCCTATGGACCGCCTCGGCCGGCGTGCGGCTGATGATGAGTGCCATGAACGCGGCCTATGACGTGCCCGAAGGCCGCCCGGTCTGGAAGCGCATACCGCTGTCCATCTTCTACACCGTGGGCATCGCCGTCATGCTGCTGGCTGCTGCGGCGCTGATGGTGCTGGGGCCGCAGGTGATGGAATGGATTGCCGCCCAGGTCGGCATGCAGGAGTTCATCGTCACGGTGTGGACCATCCTGCGCTGGCCGGCGATCATCATCCTGATGATGGTGGCGGTGGCATTGATCTACTACGTGATGCCCGATGTGAAACAGAAGTTTCGCTTCATCACCCCAGGCTCTGTATTGGCCGTGGTGGTGTGGATCGTCGCTTCCTTGGGTTTTGCCTACTACGTGAAGACCTTTGCCGATTACAACGCCATGTATGGCAGCATCGGTGCGATCATCGTGCTGTTGCTGTATTTCTACATTTCCGCTGCGGTGCTGTTGCTCGGCGCCGAAATGAACGCGGTGATTGAGCACATGTCGGCCGAGGGCAAGAACCCTGGCGAAAAGGATTTCGAGGGCGATAAACCCAAGGAAACCATCACTGTGCTCGGCCATGAACACCCGGTCGAGCCGCACACCACCGAGCCAAATCCCAGATGA
- the def gene encoding peptide deformylase, whose protein sequence is MIRDILKMGDERLLRIAPPVPQQMIGSAELQQLIDDMFETMRHVGGVGLAAPQIGIDLQLVIFGFERSERYPDAEPVPQTVLLNPLITPMSTEVEDGWEGCLSVPGLRGVVPRYKHIRYEGFDPQGNPINRFADGFHARVVQHECDHLIGRLYPSRIQDFAKFGYTDVLFPGLDASDD, encoded by the coding sequence ATGATCCGTGACATTCTCAAGATGGGCGATGAACGCCTGCTGCGCATCGCCCCGCCCGTGCCCCAGCAGATGATCGGCAGCGCCGAGCTGCAGCAGTTGATCGACGACATGTTCGAGACCATGCGCCATGTTGGGGGTGTGGGCCTGGCTGCACCGCAGATCGGTATCGACCTGCAACTGGTCATCTTCGGCTTCGAGCGCAGCGAGCGTTACCCGGATGCCGAACCGGTGCCGCAGACCGTCCTGCTCAACCCGTTGATCACGCCGATGTCCACCGAGGTCGAGGACGGCTGGGAGGGCTGCCTGTCGGTGCCCGGCTTGCGCGGTGTGGTGCCGCGTTACAAGCACATCCGCTATGAGGGCTTCGACCCTCAAGGCAACCCGATCAATCGCTTTGCTGATGGCTTCCATGCACGGGTGGTGCAGCACGAGTGCGACCACCTGATCGGCCGGCTGTACCCCTCGCGCATCCAGGACTTCGCCAAGTTCGGTTACACCGACGTGCTGTTCCCCGGGCTGGATGCCAGCGACGACTGA
- a CDS encoding GNAT family N-acetyltransferase, translating to MRSASDGELWVARASGIIAGLSVAAVGDGYWLTGLFVDPQRRGQGVAGRLVDAALAQVTGPTWLFCHPDLVPFYQRLGFDTAVTLPEPLAARLQRYQRSKRLVALARDQSSLASSPGNSTSV from the coding sequence ATGCGCTCAGCCAGTGACGGGGAACTGTGGGTTGCGCGTGCCAGCGGCATCATTGCGGGGTTGAGCGTGGCCGCGGTGGGCGATGGCTACTGGCTGACCGGGCTGTTCGTCGACCCGCAACGGCGCGGCCAGGGTGTGGCTGGGCGGCTGGTCGACGCCGCACTGGCGCAGGTCACTGGGCCGACCTGGCTGTTCTGCCACCCCGACCTTGTGCCCTTCTACCAGCGCCTTGGCTTCGATACGGCCGTCACGCTACCCGAACCCCTGGCTGCCCGCTTGCAGCGCTACCAACGCAGCAAGCGGCTGGTGGCTCTGGCGCGCGATCAGTCGTCGCTGGCATCCAGCCCGGGGAACAGCACGTCGGTGTAA
- a CDS encoding DUF2790 domain-containing protein codes for MKPLLILALVGMSSFALADEAKPVSNEPVAQQYDYSMNLDIKRVINLSTIPNVCEVVPATMTYEDHQGQVHTIQYRAMGEGCQQG; via the coding sequence ATGAAACCATTACTGATTCTTGCATTGGTCGGTATGTCCTCGTTCGCCCTCGCCGATGAGGCCAAACCTGTCTCCAACGAGCCTGTGGCCCAGCAGTACGACTACTCCATGAACCTGGATATCAAACGGGTCATCAACCTGTCGACCATCCCCAATGTTTGCGAAGTGGTGCCTGCGACCATGACCTATGAAGACCACCAGGGCCAGGTGCACACCATTCAGTACCGCGCCATGGGCGAGGGTTGCCAGCAGGGTTGA
- a CDS encoding PLP-dependent aminotransferase family protein, which produces MGSNFVWIPALVDDEQPRYLALVDAIANAIERGELKVGDRLPPQRRLAWKLGLNPSTTQQAYREAAARHLVAGEVGRGTYVLAGSKEATLFRLKHHDGQQPLIDLSTNVPVADPHNQDLHDSLRSLLERRDSALLDHYLGPEQLLLGRIHGAQWLANRGLALSAEQLLLSGGAQQALSLVLQSFCQAGEPVMLEALTAPGIKAACRQLRLPVHGVALDSQGLRPDDLDRVARASGARVLVTTPTLHNPTGACMDDARREALAAVVKRLGLLVIEDDVYGALSDRPPLYPLLGERGVLISSLSKTVAAGLRLGWIVASPQVLAQVDPHAQASHWPVSPLNLHIACQWIEDGTAALRLAWQRTEIAERWRLARKLLGDGLHHTGQPSPHAWLATSQGAEGVVKQCRELGVEVVPASVFAIGATEVQAVRISLSAAASRAELKRGLEVVRQVLSSR; this is translated from the coding sequence ATGGGTAGCAATTTCGTGTGGATCCCAGCGCTTGTGGATGATGAGCAACCCCGCTACCTGGCCTTGGTCGATGCCATCGCCAACGCCATCGAACGCGGCGAACTCAAGGTCGGTGACCGCCTGCCGCCCCAGCGGCGCTTGGCCTGGAAGCTCGGCCTGAACCCCAGCACCACCCAGCAGGCCTACCGTGAAGCGGCCGCTCGCCATCTGGTGGCAGGCGAAGTCGGCCGCGGCACTTATGTGCTGGCAGGCAGCAAGGAAGCGACCCTGTTTCGCCTCAAGCACCACGATGGGCAACAGCCGCTGATCGACCTGTCGACCAACGTACCGGTGGCCGACCCGCACAATCAGGATTTGCACGACAGCCTGCGCAGCTTGCTGGAACGCCGCGATAGCGCCCTGCTGGATCACTACCTGGGGCCCGAGCAGCTGCTGCTGGGCCGCATTCACGGCGCACAGTGGTTGGCCAATCGCGGTTTGGCCCTGTCTGCGGAGCAGCTGTTGCTCAGTGGCGGCGCTCAGCAGGCACTGAGCTTGGTGCTGCAGTCGTTCTGCCAGGCCGGTGAGCCGGTCATGCTCGAAGCGCTGACCGCCCCAGGCATCAAGGCGGCCTGCCGGCAGCTGCGCCTACCCGTGCATGGCGTGGCCCTGGACAGCCAAGGCCTGCGGCCCGACGACCTTGACCGCGTCGCCCGCGCCAGTGGTGCCCGCGTGCTGGTGACCACGCCTACCCTGCACAACCCTACCGGCGCCTGCATGGATGACGCGCGCCGCGAAGCGCTCGCTGCGGTAGTCAAACGCCTGGGGCTGCTGGTGATCGAGGACGACGTGTATGGCGCGCTCAGCGACCGGCCGCCGCTCTACCCGCTACTGGGCGAGCGAGGGGTTCTGATCAGTAGCCTGTCGAAGACGGTGGCTGCAGGTTTGCGATTGGGGTGGATCGTGGCCAGCCCACAGGTGCTTGCACAGGTCGACCCGCACGCCCAGGCCAGCCACTGGCCGGTGTCACCGCTGAACCTGCATATCGCCTGCCAGTGGATCGAGGACGGCACCGCAGCGCTGCGGCTGGCCTGGCAGCGTACGGAAATTGCCGAGCGTTGGCGCCTCGCGCGAAAGTTGCTGGGTGATGGGCTGCACCACACAGGCCAGCCTTCACCCCACGCGTGGTTGGCCACATCGCAGGGGGCCGAGGGGGTGGTAAAGCAGTGTCGCGAACTGGGGGTGGAAGTCGTCCCTGCCAGTGTCTTCGCCATTGGCGCGACCGAGGTGCAGGCCGTACGTATCAGCCTGTCAGCGGCGGCAAGCCGAGCTGAACTGAAACGAGGGTTGGAGGTGGTGCGGCAGGTACTGTCCAGCCGATGA
- a CDS encoding threonine dehydratase, with protein sequence MFDLKALREAADFVHQHVPATPQHAWPLLAERLGCQVWVKHENHAPTGAFKVRGGLVYVRSLLAAGEPPRGLVTATRGNHGQSMALATRQAGIPLVIVVPEGNSTEKNAAMRALGAELVEHGVDFDVAREEAARLADELGYAMVPSFHPELVRGVATYALELFEAVADLDCVYVPIGMGSGICGLIQARNLLGLKTEIVGVVSSAADAYAQSFERGRIVTTATADTFADGMACRVPHPEAFALVCEHAARIVRVTDDEVAEAMRVYHEATHNTAEGAGAAALAALMQERERQVGKRVAVVLSGANVDRARYAQVLAGDEKS encoded by the coding sequence ATGTTCGACCTGAAAGCCCTGCGCGAAGCCGCCGATTTCGTTCACCAGCATGTGCCTGCAACACCTCAGCACGCCTGGCCTTTGCTGGCTGAGCGGCTGGGCTGCCAGGTGTGGGTGAAACATGAAAACCATGCGCCCACCGGGGCATTCAAGGTGCGGGGTGGGCTGGTCTACGTGCGCTCGCTGCTGGCGGCTGGCGAGCCGCCCCGTGGCCTGGTCACCGCGACGCGCGGCAATCACGGCCAAAGCATGGCACTGGCCACACGCCAGGCGGGCATACCCTTGGTGATCGTCGTGCCTGAAGGCAATTCCACCGAGAAGAATGCCGCCATGCGCGCACTGGGTGCCGAACTGGTGGAGCACGGTGTCGATTTTGACGTGGCCCGCGAGGAGGCCGCCCGGCTGGCTGACGAATTGGGCTATGCGATGGTGCCGTCGTTTCACCCGGAACTGGTGCGCGGGGTAGCCACGTATGCCTTGGAGCTGTTCGAGGCGGTGGCTGACCTGGACTGTGTCTACGTGCCTATCGGCATGGGGTCGGGCATTTGCGGGCTGATCCAGGCCCGCAACCTGCTGGGGCTGAAGACCGAGATCGTGGGGGTTGTGTCCAGCGCCGCCGATGCCTATGCGCAAAGCTTCGAGCGAGGCCGTATCGTCACCACCGCCACTGCCGACACCTTCGCCGATGGCATGGCCTGCCGGGTGCCGCACCCGGAGGCGTTCGCCTTGGTGTGCGAGCATGCCGCGCGCATCGTGCGCGTCACCGACGACGAAGTCGCCGAGGCCATGCGGGTGTACCACGAGGCCACGCACAACACCGCCGAAGGTGCTGGGGCGGCGGCGTTGGCGGCGTTGATGCAGGAGCGCGAGCGGCAAGTGGGTAAGCGGGTTGCCGTGGTGCTGAGTGGGGCGAACGTGGATCGGGCGCGTTATGCGCAAGTGCTGGCGGGCGATGAAAAATCCTGA
- a CDS encoding type II toxin-antitoxin system HicB family antitoxin: protein MSCMRYKGYAARIEYDERDDIFVGRVLGMRDIISFHASSVPELHEAFREALEDYLADCAEQGITPEKPASGKVMLRIRPEVHAAASIAARAAGKSLNQWADEVFEQAAFA, encoded by the coding sequence ATGAGTTGCATGCGCTACAAGGGCTATGCCGCCCGAATCGAATACGATGAGCGTGACGACATTTTCGTGGGTCGCGTGCTTGGCATGCGCGACATCATCAGCTTTCACGCAAGCTCCGTTCCTGAGCTGCATGAAGCCTTCCGCGAAGCGCTCGAGGACTATCTGGCCGACTGTGCGGAGCAGGGCATCACCCCCGAAAAGCCGGCGTCGGGCAAGGTCATGTTGCGTATCCGGCCAGAAGTCCATGCGGCTGCCAGCATTGCGGCCCGTGCTGCCGGCAAAAGCCTGAACCAATGGGCGGATGAGGTGTTCGAGCAGGCAGCCTTTGCCTGA
- a CDS encoding LysE family translocator — MPFSNGFLLSLSLCLDIGIANIAMITLAMQRGFLKGFWLGLGTCVGDLVYAVAALAGMTVLLQFESVRWTLWLGGSALLVWFAVKMLLAAWRGGHMDTRADVVVESGWREFLRGIFLAMSSPTAILWFAAVGGVLISRSGGGSLLEAGLFLSGFFAAGLVWCLSLCGIASHGGRLLGDRLLTWSYLLSAAIFCYFAVYVIVSGYREFILSSPAL; from the coding sequence ATGCCTTTCTCCAATGGTTTTCTCCTCAGCCTGTCCCTGTGCCTGGACATCGGCATCGCCAACATCGCCATGATCACCTTGGCCATGCAGCGTGGTTTTCTCAAAGGCTTCTGGCTGGGGCTTGGCACCTGCGTGGGGGATCTGGTCTATGCCGTTGCCGCACTGGCCGGGATGACCGTGCTGCTGCAATTCGAAAGCGTGCGCTGGACCTTGTGGCTGGGCGGTTCGGCGCTGCTGGTGTGGTTCGCGGTGAAGATGCTGCTGGCAGCATGGCGTGGCGGGCATATGGACACCCGAGCAGACGTGGTGGTGGAGTCGGGCTGGCGCGAGTTTTTGCGCGGGATCTTCTTGGCCATGTCTTCACCCACCGCGATTTTGTGGTTCGCGGCGGTCGGTGGCGTGCTGATTTCCCGCTCGGGCGGTGGCAGCTTGCTGGAGGCTGGGTTGTTCCTCAGCGGCTTTTTCGCGGCGGGGCTGGTCTGGTGCCTGAGCCTGTGTGGCATCGCTAGCCACGGTGGGCGTTTGCTGGGGGATCGATTGCTGACCTGGTCGTACCTGCTGTCGGCGGCGATTTTCTGCTATTTCGCGGTGTACGTGATTGTTTCGGGGTATCGCGAGTTCATTCTCTCTAGCCCAGCCCTTTAA
- a CDS encoding YybH family protein: MSTAAESEIRQLIDRWMQAVRGRDIPGITAPYADDIVAFDAIKALQFKGKAAYKAHWEMCMGMCTGPMVFELTQLTVYADGDLGLAHWLNRCGPSDDESQCGFMRVTVGYRRQGGQWQVIHEHWSAPFDMETQKALFDLKP; this comes from the coding sequence ATGAGCACCGCAGCCGAAAGCGAAATCCGCCAACTGATCGACCGCTGGATGCAGGCCGTGCGCGGCCGTGACATCCCAGGCATCACCGCCCCCTATGCCGACGATATCGTCGCCTTCGATGCCATCAAGGCACTGCAATTCAAAGGCAAGGCCGCCTACAAGGCCCACTGGGAAATGTGCATGGGCATGTGCACCGGTCCCATGGTCTTCGAACTCACCCAACTCACCGTCTACGCCGACGGCGACCTGGGCCTGGCCCACTGGTTGAACCGTTGCGGCCCGTCGGACGACGAAAGCCAATGCGGCTTCATGCGCGTCACGGTCGGCTATCGCCGCCAGGGCGGGCAATGGCAGGTGATCCACGAACACTGGTCGGCACCCTTCGACATGGAAACCCAAAAAGCCCTGTTCGATCTCAAGCCCTGA
- a CDS encoding YciI family protein — MKYLCLVYCDEGLLHSLPDSPEDAECMAYAETLQGSGRMLAAEALKTVQTATTVRVRSGHMSLTDGPFAETKEQLAGFYLVDARDLNEALNIAKGIPAARVGSVEVRPVRELQP, encoded by the coding sequence ATGAAATACCTGTGCCTGGTCTATTGTGACGAAGGGCTGCTGCACAGCCTGCCCGACAGCCCGGAAGACGCCGAGTGCATGGCGTATGCCGAAACCTTGCAAGGCTCCGGGCGCATGCTCGCGGCCGAGGCGCTCAAGACGGTACAGACCGCTACCACGGTGCGTGTGCGCAGTGGGCACATGAGCCTTACCGATGGCCCGTTCGCCGAGACCAAGGAGCAACTAGCCGGCTTTTATCTGGTGGATGCCCGGGATCTGAACGAGGCGCTGAACATCGCCAAGGGCATCCCCGCCGCCAGGGTCGGCAGTGTAGAAGTGCGGCCTGTGCGCGAACTGCAACCCTGA
- a CDS encoding SRPBCC family protein, whose amino-acid sequence MSLAHPAQAQHELSISRLIDAPPAKVFRAWTEPEWLMKWWGPHGMTTPQCEMQLWVGGLFRTLMRAPDGTEYPTQGVFLEIAAPRRLVFTDAFGPGWVPSDKAFMTAVVTFDEEHGKTRYTARAWHWNAADSRAHEEMGFHQGWGESLDRLVEVVTQRMPD is encoded by the coding sequence ATGAGCCTTGCACACCCTGCGCAAGCGCAGCACGAGTTGTCCATCAGCCGCCTGATCGACGCACCACCGGCCAAGGTGTTTCGCGCCTGGACCGAACCTGAGTGGTTGATGAAATGGTGGGGGCCGCATGGCATGACCACCCCGCAATGCGAGATGCAGCTGTGGGTCGGTGGCCTGTTCCGCACCCTGATGCGCGCCCCGGATGGTACCGAGTACCCGACCCAGGGCGTGTTCCTGGAGATTGCCGCGCCAAGGCGGCTGGTGTTCACCGACGCCTTTGGGCCAGGCTGGGTGCCTTCCGACAAAGCGTTCATGACCGCTGTGGTCACCTTCGACGAGGAACACGGCAAGACCCGCTATACCGCCCGCGCCTGGCACTGGAATGCCGCCGACAGCCGTGCCCACGAGGAAATGGGCTTTCACCAGGGCTGGGGAGAAAGCCTGGATCGCCTGGTGGAGGTGGTGACCCAACGGATGCCAGACTGA
- a CDS encoding RNA polymerase sigma factor, with the protein MASVEQVRAEVEAVYRRDSRRILATLIRLLGDFDLAEEAMHDAFFIAVERWQRDGIPGSPRAWLVSTGRFKAIDALRRRARFDRSQADLIMLLESQVQDPSEDELLVDDRLRLIFTCCHPALAADAQVPLTLREVCDLTTEQIARAFLQSPATIAQRIVRAKAKIRDAGIPYQVPALNELPERLASVLRVIYLVFNEGYSASSGNVLLQQDLSDEAIRLGRLLVQLLPDPEVTGLLALMLLQASRQRARTDAEGNLVLLERQDRSLWDRERIEEGCELVRHALRSRGYGAYTVQAAIAAVHAEAATANDTDWDEIVGLYDVLQGHWPSAVVALNRAVALAKRDGPEAGLAEVEAILAAGELRDYHLVHAASAELHAQLGHVEEARAAWKQALALTRQEPERRHIERRLQALE; encoded by the coding sequence ATGGCAAGCGTGGAGCAGGTGCGCGCGGAGGTCGAGGCGGTCTACCGCCGTGATTCGCGGCGCATCCTGGCAACCTTGATCCGCCTGTTGGGGGATTTCGACCTGGCCGAGGAGGCCATGCACGATGCGTTCTTCATCGCCGTCGAACGCTGGCAGCGTGATGGCATCCCCGGTAGCCCGCGGGCGTGGCTGGTTTCGACCGGCCGCTTCAAGGCCATCGATGCGTTGCGCCGACGTGCCCGCTTCGACCGCTCCCAGGCGGACCTGATCATGCTGCTGGAAAGCCAGGTGCAAGACCCCAGCGAGGACGAACTGCTTGTCGACGACCGTCTGCGGCTGATCTTCACCTGCTGCCACCCGGCATTGGCTGCCGACGCCCAGGTGCCACTGACCCTGCGCGAAGTCTGCGACCTGACTACCGAGCAGATTGCCCGGGCCTTCCTGCAAAGCCCGGCAACCATCGCCCAACGCATCGTGCGCGCCAAGGCCAAGATCCGCGACGCCGGCATCCCCTATCAAGTGCCCGCGCTCAACGAGTTGCCCGAGCGCCTCGCGAGCGTACTGCGGGTGATCTACCTGGTGTTCAACGAAGGGTACTCGGCGTCGTCCGGAAACGTACTGCTGCAGCAGGATCTGTCTGACGAAGCGATCCGTCTCGGCCGCCTGCTGGTGCAATTGCTGCCAGACCCGGAGGTGACCGGCTTGCTGGCACTGATGTTGTTGCAGGCATCGCGGCAACGCGCGCGTACCGACGCCGAGGGCAACCTGGTGTTGCTTGAACGACAAGACCGCAGCCTGTGGGACCGTGAGCGCATCGAAGAGGGCTGTGAACTGGTGCGTCACGCCCTGCGAAGCCGGGGGTATGGCGCCTATACCGTGCAGGCGGCGATAGCTGCGGTGCATGCCGAGGCGGCCACGGCCAATGACACCGACTGGGACGAGATCGTCGGGCTGTATGACGTGTTGCAAGGGCACTGGCCGTCCGCCGTGGTGGCGCTCAACCGGGCAGTGGCGCTGGCGAAACGGGATGGGCCCGAGGCGGGGCTGGCGGAGGTTGAAGCGATTCTGGCGGCGGGCGAGTTGCGTGATTATCACCTGGTGCATGCGGCAAGCGCGGAGCTGCATGCTCAACTGGGCCATGTCGAAGAGGCCCGTGCCGCCTGGAAGCAGGCATTGGCGTTGACCCGACAGGAGCCGGAGCGGCGGCATATCGAGCGGCGGCTCCAGGCACTGGAATGA
- a CDS encoding MaoC family dehydratase: protein MSQVTNTPYEALEVGQTATFEKSVEERDIQLFAAMSGDHNPVHLDAEFAAKSMFRERIAHGMFSGALISAAVACTLPGPGTIYLGQKMSFQKPVKIGDTLTVRLEILEKLPKFKVRIATNVYNQNDELVVEGEAEILAPRKQQTVELVSPPNFVAS, encoded by the coding sequence ATGTCCCAGGTCACCAACACGCCTTACGAAGCCCTTGAAGTCGGCCAGACAGCCACCTTTGAAAAGTCTGTGGAAGAACGCGACATCCAGCTGTTCGCCGCGATGTCCGGTGACCACAACCCGGTGCACCTGGATGCCGAGTTCGCGGCCAAGAGCATGTTCCGTGAACGCATTGCCCATGGCATGTTCAGCGGCGCGCTGATCAGTGCGGCGGTGGCCTGCACCCTGCCTGGGCCTGGCACCATCTACCTGGGCCAGAAGATGAGCTTCCAGAAGCCGGTAAAAATTGGCGACACCCTGACCGTGCGCCTGGAAATCCTTGAGAAGCTGCCCAAGTTCAAGGTGCGCATCGCCACCAATGTGTACAACCAGAACGATGAGCTGGTCGTCGAGGGCGAGGCCGAGATCCTGGCACCGCGCAAGCAGCAGACCGTCGAGCTGGTATCGCCACCTAATTTCGTGGCCAGCTGA
- a CDS encoding alpha/beta hydrolase produces the protein MPHDAFWLPASEHCSLYVHQWLPATPVKAVVLLAHGMAEHAGRYQRLGHALSEAGFALFAPDLRGHGRTAELGSLGLLARHHGWNAVINDLGLLTQHIGQQYPCTPLFLFGHSMGSYIAQAYLMHHSASVHGAILSGSNFQPAALYRVARLIARVEAWRQGPLGKSALIDWLSFGSFNKAFKPNRTAFDWLSRDPGEVDLYVNDPLCGFRCSNQLWLDLLRGLAQISQASNLAQIDPNLPMLVIGGECDPVSAGKRLTHLADALRATGNRHIQLRVYPEARHEVLNETNRDEVTADILGWLEQALALGRPARSE, from the coding sequence ATGCCACATGACGCCTTCTGGCTGCCCGCCAGCGAGCATTGCAGCCTGTACGTGCACCAATGGCTGCCGGCCACGCCGGTCAAGGCCGTGGTGTTGCTGGCTCATGGCATGGCCGAGCACGCCGGGCGCTACCAGCGCCTGGGCCACGCGCTGAGCGAGGCCGGCTTCGCCCTGTTCGCCCCCGACCTGCGGGGCCATGGCCGCACCGCCGAGCTGGGCAGCCTCGGCCTGCTCGCCCGCCATCATGGCTGGAATGCCGTCATCAATGACCTGGGGTTGCTCACCCAGCACATTGGTCAGCAATACCCCTGCACACCGTTGTTCCTGTTCGGCCACAGCATGGGCAGCTACATTGCCCAGGCGTACCTGATGCACCACAGTGCCAGCGTGCACGGGGCGATCCTCAGCGGCTCCAACTTCCAGCCGGCAGCGCTGTACCGGGTGGCACGGCTGATTGCCCGGGTAGAGGCCTGGCGCCAGGGGCCGCTGGGCAAGAGCGCGCTGATCGACTGGTTGTCGTTCGGCTCGTTCAACAAGGCCTTCAAGCCCAACCGCACGGCCTTCGACTGGCTTAGCCGCGACCCTGGCGAAGTCGACCTGTACGTGAATGACCCGCTCTGCGGCTTTCGCTGCAGCAATCAACTGTGGCTTGACCTGCTGCGAGGCTTGGCGCAAATCAGCCAGGCAAGTAACCTCGCGCAGATCGATCCGAACCTGCCAATGCTGGTGATTGGCGGCGAATGTGATCCGGTCAGTGCCGGCAAGCGTCTCACTCATCTGGCCGACGCGCTGCGCGCGACCGGCAACCGGCATATACAGCTGCGCGTCTACCCTGAGGCGCGGCACGAAGTGCTTAACGAAACCAACCGTGACGAGGTCACCGCCGATATTCTCGGCTGGCTCGAACAGGCGCTGGCCCTTGGCCGCCCTGCGCGCAGTGAATGA